From Nicotiana tabacum cultivar K326 chromosome 15, ASM71507v2, whole genome shotgun sequence, the proteins below share one genomic window:
- the LOC107806105 gene encoding uncharacterized protein LOC107806105, producing the protein MELWKSQYHYIVLLNSVLILFSSVSAQISLPSKQDGFWYENRLAKTDSILIEAFFDPVCPDSRDSWPPLKLALNHYGSRLSLVVHPFPLPYHDNAFISSRALHIINKLNTSATYRLLESFFGQQEKFYGKTTFYLSKASVVDKIAKFTSNAIGNSNYAAIKAGFTDPKTDQATRISFKYGCVKGVYGTPFFFVNGFPLPDTGSPLDYKAWRNILDPLVSPAGQLEG; encoded by the exons ATGGAGCTCTGGAAAAGCCAGTACCACTATATTGTTCTGCTTAATtctgttttaatattatttagttCAGTGAGTGCTCAGATTTCACTTCCATCCAAGCAAGATGGGTTCTGGTACGAGAACAGATTAGCCAAAACAGATTCAATATTGATAGAGGCTTTCTTTGATCCAGTATGCCCAGACAGTAGAGATTCATGGCCCCCTCTCAAGCTAGCTCTCAATCACTACGGTTCTCGTCTCTCTCTCGTTGTCCATCCTTTTCCTTTACC ATACCATGACAATGCATTTATTAGCTCGCGAGCATTGCACATTATCAATAAGTTGAACACTTCTGCCACATACAGATTACTCGAGTCTTTCTTTGGTCAACAG GAAAAGTTTTATGGCAAAACAACTTTCTACTTGTCCAAAGCATCTGTGGTAGATAAAATCGCAAAGTTTACTTCCAATGCAATTGGGAATTCGAATTATGCTGCGATAAAAGCTGGATTTACTGATCCCAAAACTGACCAAGCAACAAGAATTTCCTTCAAG TATGGTTGTGTGAAAGGCGTATACGGTACACCATTTTTCTTTGTGAATGGGTTTCCACTGCCTGATACTGGCTCACCACTGGATTACAAAGCATGGAGAAATATCCTTGATCCATTGGTTTCACCAGCAGGACAGCTGGAGGGCTGA